One stretch of Pradoshia sp. D12 DNA includes these proteins:
- a CDS encoding YjcZ family sporulation protein, with amino-acid sequence MYYGGQDGCFSGCGGYGYGGGYGHGGGFGSGFALIVVLFILLIIIGASFCSPC; translated from the coding sequence ATGTATTACGGTGGTCAAGATGGATGTTTCAGCGGTTGCGGTGGATATGGTTACGGTGGAGGTTACGGACACGGAGGCGGTTTTGGTTCCGGATTCGCATTGATTGTTGTGTTATTTATCCTCCTTATTATTATCGGTGCTTCTTTCTGCAGCCCTTGCTGA